Proteins encoded in a region of the Stieleria neptunia genome:
- a CDS encoding heavy metal translocating P-type ATPase, giving the protein MNKVKIELSFLLPGVPDARDECVERIRERLREHTGIDDAHISAADESQPDRLCIHFNPDAMSVADVRRIARQEGAKLEERYGHFVTCIEAMHARRASAIESRLGRVDGVLEAVVTPDGALRVEYDREVTSEGRIATALREWSRQTEQPRDDHAGHDHAHGGIFGPKSELVFAILCGAFLLIGWLIATFAELSEWIPLGCFVAAYVFGGYYTVTEAIEKIRARKFEIDFLMLVAAAGAASLGAWAEGALLLFLFSIGHALEGYAMGRAKRAIEALSELAPKTARVRRDGNESEISVEELVVGDVVIIKPDERVPADGFVIAGESSINQAPITGESAPVDKRPVDDVAAAASDPESLPPEHRAFAGTINQSGSLEIQVTKLASENTLARVVTMVSEAETRVSPTQKFTKKFERYFVPSVIAGVVLLLFAPFVIDETFSESFYRAMAVLVAASPCALAIATPSAVLSGVARAASGGILVKGGEPLESLGSLEAIAFDKTGTLTEGEPKVTDVVAADGVEESELLRTAIAVEDLSKHPLAKAVVRDGKERLGEGESGSGRAIPDATDLQSITGRGIQATVEGDIVHIGKDDLFTEVDGLPLPDSVREILESLEENGRTTMIVRRGDRYLGVIGLMDTPREASKRTIARLREIGIERMIMISGDNQKVADAVAKEVGLDEARGDLMPDDKVNEIKKLQSEGGVAMVGDGVNDAPAMASASVGIAMGAAGSDVALETADVALMADNLDHLPLAIGLSRATRHIIRQNLWMSLGMVAFLVPATILGLNIGPAVALHEGSTLVVVFNALRLLAYKQ; this is encoded by the coding sequence ATGAATAAGGTCAAAATAGAACTCAGTTTTCTGCTGCCCGGCGTTCCGGATGCCCGTGACGAATGCGTCGAACGTATTCGCGAACGGTTGCGGGAGCATACCGGGATTGATGACGCGCATATCTCGGCAGCGGACGAGAGCCAGCCGGATCGACTGTGCATCCACTTCAATCCGGATGCGATGTCAGTGGCTGACGTGCGACGAATCGCCCGTCAGGAAGGCGCGAAACTGGAAGAACGTTACGGTCACTTCGTCACATGTATCGAAGCGATGCATGCCCGACGAGCGTCCGCCATCGAATCTCGACTTGGTCGCGTCGATGGCGTGCTGGAAGCCGTCGTTACGCCGGACGGTGCGTTGCGTGTCGAGTATGACCGAGAGGTCACGTCGGAGGGCAGAATCGCGACCGCTCTACGAGAATGGTCGCGGCAAACCGAGCAGCCACGCGATGACCATGCCGGGCACGACCACGCCCACGGTGGCATCTTCGGACCGAAGTCGGAACTGGTCTTTGCAATCCTCTGTGGTGCGTTCCTATTGATCGGTTGGCTGATCGCAACATTCGCCGAACTGAGCGAATGGATTCCGCTGGGTTGCTTTGTCGCCGCTTACGTCTTCGGAGGTTACTATACCGTCACCGAAGCGATCGAGAAAATTCGAGCGAGAAAATTCGAGATCGACTTCTTGATGCTCGTCGCCGCTGCCGGTGCCGCATCCTTGGGAGCGTGGGCCGAAGGTGCGTTGCTTTTGTTCCTGTTCAGTATTGGCCATGCGTTGGAAGGCTACGCGATGGGGCGAGCCAAACGTGCCATTGAAGCCTTGTCCGAACTCGCGCCGAAGACAGCACGGGTTCGACGCGATGGCAACGAATCAGAAATTTCCGTCGAAGAGCTAGTCGTTGGGGATGTCGTCATCATCAAACCCGACGAGCGAGTTCCCGCAGACGGTTTTGTGATCGCCGGTGAGTCCAGCATCAATCAGGCTCCGATCACCGGCGAAAGCGCGCCCGTCGATAAACGCCCCGTTGACGACGTCGCCGCTGCCGCATCCGATCCCGAGTCGCTTCCGCCAGAGCATCGAGCATTCGCGGGAACGATCAACCAATCGGGTTCGCTCGAAATACAAGTCACTAAACTCGCATCCGAAAACACACTGGCCCGCGTCGTCACGATGGTCAGCGAAGCGGAAACGCGGGTTTCGCCAACGCAGAAGTTTACCAAAAAATTCGAGCGTTACTTCGTTCCTTCAGTTATTGCCGGTGTCGTACTGTTGCTGTTCGCACCGTTCGTCATCGACGAGACCTTCAGCGAATCGTTTTACCGAGCGATGGCGGTTCTCGTCGCTGCCAGCCCATGTGCATTGGCGATCGCGACGCCGAGTGCGGTGCTCAGCGGAGTAGCTCGGGCGGCAAGCGGCGGTATCCTGGTCAAAGGTGGTGAGCCGTTGGAGAGTCTTGGCAGTCTCGAAGCGATTGCTTTCGACAAGACCGGCACGTTGACCGAAGGCGAACCGAAAGTGACAGACGTTGTCGCGGCAGATGGCGTCGAGGAATCGGAATTGCTGCGAACCGCAATCGCTGTCGAAGACCTGAGCAAGCACCCACTGGCGAAAGCCGTCGTGCGTGACGGGAAGGAGAGATTGGGGGAAGGAGAGTCTGGGAGTGGGAGAGCGATTCCCGATGCGACCGATTTGCAGAGCATCACCGGACGCGGCATACAAGCGACAGTCGAGGGAGACATCGTTCACATCGGCAAAGACGATTTGTTCACTGAAGTCGACGGGCTGCCGCTACCAGATAGCGTCCGCGAGATTCTCGAATCGCTAGAAGAGAACGGGCGGACGACCATGATCGTCCGGCGTGGCGATCGTTACCTCGGCGTGATCGGTTTGATGGACACACCCCGTGAAGCTTCCAAGCGAACCATCGCAAGACTTCGCGAAATTGGCATCGAACGGATGATCATGATTTCGGGCGACAACCAAAAGGTCGCCGACGCGGTCGCTAAGGAAGTCGGTCTCGACGAAGCCCGCGGCGATTTGATGCCGGATGACAAGGTCAACGAGATCAAGAAGCTGCAAAGCGAAGGCGGCGTCGCAATGGTCGGAGACGGAGTCAATGACGCGCCGGCCATGGCATCTGCGTCCGTCGGCATCGCGATGGGAGCCGCCGGTAGCGACGTCGCCCTCGAAACCGCTGATGTCGCCTTAATGGCAGACAACCTCGACCACTTGCCGCTCGCCATCGGCCTCAGCCGCGCCACTCGCCACATCATTCGTCAAAACCTCTGGATGAGTCTCGGAATGGTCGCGTTCCTCGTCCCCGCCACGATCCTCGGTCTCAACATTGGTCCCGCAGTTGCATTGCACGAAGGCAGCACTCTCGTTGTCGTCTTCAATGCATTGCGACTATTGGCTTACAAACAATAG
- a CDS encoding MgtC/SapB family protein: MDWKIELMFAVRALVAAALGGFIGWEREWHGREAGIRTYASVALGSCWPRLKVTKIQGPAMKRQSLLRSDNK, encoded by the coding sequence ATGGACTGGAAAATTGAACTGATGTTTGCGGTACGGGCTCTGGTCGCAGCCGCTCTGGGCGGCTTCATCGGTTGGGAACGTGAATGGCACGGCCGAGAAGCCGGAATTCGGACCTACGCCTCGGTGGCTCTTGGTTCCTGTTGGCCACGTCTTAAAGTGACCAAGATACAAGGACCTGCTATGAAAAGACAATCTTTACTCCGAAGCGATAACAAATGA
- a CDS encoding Na+/H+ antiporter NhaA, translating to MQAATASPNKDCTDAQLPHCLGIGKTLGITAMTVFGFLLLKLTRGTAALPVNDETGERLTWGDVPVIGLLGAMGFTVALFVAEAAGGQDSLKLGALASFAYLGLAVVLGKLLRNSTSLDH from the coding sequence GTGCAGGCTGCGACTGCGTCGCCGAACAAGGATTGCACGGATGCTCAACTACCTCATTGTTTAGGCATTGGCAAGACGTTGGGCATCACGGCGATGACCGTGTTCGGTTTCCTGCTACTGAAACTGACGCGCGGAACTGCCGCACTTCCAGTGAACGACGAAACCGGCGAGCGTCTGACGTGGGGAGATGTGCCGGTCATCGGACTTCTGGGCGCAATGGGTTTTACGGTGGCACTATTTGTGGCCGAGGCGGCCGGCGGTCAGGACTCGCTCAAGCTTGGAGCGCTGGCGAGTTTTGCCTATCTCGGTCTTGCGGTTGTCCTGGGAAAACTGCTGCGAAACTCCACTTCACTCGACCATTGA
- a CDS encoding SHD1 domain-containing protein, translated as MRHIKPGHQPARLPCQSTQRGCLAAIHPIQRRYTTMKTYALWLTLVVVATTNAAAKEWSDSTGTYSITGDMIAFSDSTVVLKKANSDLVAVPLEKLSKQDQEYVDKEAAKLVQSTGSKQVWTLKSGLKMPGRIVGFDKHPVVIQRRLGRVYVNDRRFDKMPGVYRAIIPKIVEHFTGEEIAGEKELEQWVRKLKGKPRIFECAGVMIELEDGDLYCAPFFLFTDEVVSVLKPGWERWLAAKEDYEAKEQESFLAHAQAEAYQRQQMRAQQIQQLQLNLQAYDAGAFDLWEVRMEPSPGVYGMPLSVVVPARNNIQAAQIAKHQNPNYVVGPMRVVPRRN; from the coding sequence ATGCGACACATCAAACCCGGTCATCAACCAGCACGCCTACCGTGTCAATCCACGCAGCGTGGTTGTCTTGCAGCAATCCACCCCATTCAGAGGAGATACACAACGATGAAAACTTATGCACTCTGGCTGACATTGGTTGTCGTGGCGACTACCAACGCCGCCGCAAAAGAATGGTCTGACTCGACCGGGACTTACAGCATCACCGGTGACATGATTGCTTTTAGCGACTCGACCGTGGTGCTCAAGAAGGCCAACAGCGATCTGGTGGCCGTACCACTGGAGAAACTATCGAAGCAGGACCAGGAATACGTTGACAAAGAAGCCGCAAAGCTGGTTCAATCGACCGGAAGCAAGCAAGTTTGGACGCTGAAGTCTGGCTTGAAAATGCCGGGCCGAATCGTTGGCTTTGACAAGCACCCGGTCGTGATCCAACGACGACTCGGGCGCGTCTACGTCAACGACCGCCGATTCGACAAGATGCCTGGTGTTTACCGAGCCATCATCCCCAAGATCGTGGAGCATTTCACAGGCGAAGAAATCGCTGGCGAGAAGGAGCTTGAACAATGGGTGAGGAAACTCAAAGGAAAACCTCGCATATTTGAATGCGCCGGCGTGATGATTGAGCTAGAGGATGGTGATTTGTATTGCGCGCCGTTCTTCCTGTTCACCGATGAGGTCGTCAGCGTGCTCAAGCCAGGCTGGGAGCGTTGGCTGGCGGCCAAAGAAGACTATGAAGCGAAAGAGCAGGAATCGTTCCTCGCGCACGCCCAGGCAGAAGCGTATCAACGCCAGCAGATGCGAGCGCAGCAAATACAGCAGTTACAACTCAACCTGCAAGCCTACGACGCGGGCGCGTTTGATCTCTGGGAAGTCAGAATGGAGCCATCACCCGGCGTCTATGGGATGCCACTGAGTGTCGTCGTTCCGGCCCGAAACAACATCCAAGCCGCCCAAATCGCAAAGCATCAAAATCCAAACTACGTCGTCGGCCCAATGCGAGTTGTTCCACGGAGGAATTGA
- a CDS encoding glycogen debranching protein yields the protein MRGFTRDPSSNVDPSNRGTFAGVVEKIPYLKELGVTAVELMPVFQFDPEDNNYWGYMPLNFFSPHHAYSSHHSSCEQHSQFREMVRELHAAKIEVILDVVYNHTCEGDHRGPTYSYRGIDNDVYYVASSDPASPYANFSGTGNTLDTSHPTVRSLIVDSLRYWAKEMHVDGFRFDLASVFSRDSEGNINLQQPPLFDQIASDPDLANVRLIAEPWDAAGLYQLGSSFPGQTWMQWNGRYRDTLQRFVRGDAGMLPDLMTRLYGSSDLFPDHPSQSYRPFQSINYVASHDGSTLYDLVSYNDKHNEANGQGNQDGPKEFSSNSGWEGDADASQSVRDLRKRQVKNFCCLLMLSAGTPMFRMGDEFMQTQGGNNNPYNQDNEASWLDWHRLESNQEVFRFFKQMIAFRKTHPSIGRSTFWRDDICWFGAEEPTVDMSAQSRVLAYYLRDSRSCGGDLYVMINGSKEARSFVIHPRDCDWQRVIDISLPSPLDIQCDTSNPVINQHAYRVNPRSVVVLQQSTPFRGDTQR from the coding sequence GTGCGTGGATTCACACGCGACCCCTCTTCCAATGTTGATCCGAGTAACCGCGGCACGTTCGCTGGCGTCGTGGAAAAAATTCCGTACCTCAAGGAGCTTGGCGTCACCGCGGTTGAATTGATGCCGGTCTTTCAGTTCGATCCGGAAGACAACAACTATTGGGGCTACATGCCGCTCAACTTCTTCTCGCCCCATCACGCCTACTCGTCTCACCACTCGTCTTGCGAGCAACACAGCCAGTTTCGCGAGATGGTTCGTGAGCTGCACGCGGCCAAAATCGAAGTCATCTTGGACGTCGTCTACAACCACACATGCGAAGGCGATCATCGCGGGCCGACCTACAGTTACCGTGGAATCGACAACGACGTCTATTACGTTGCCTCAAGTGATCCCGCCTCGCCCTATGCGAATTTCAGTGGCACCGGCAACACTCTCGATACGTCGCATCCCACCGTCCGGTCGCTCATCGTCGATAGCCTGCGATACTGGGCAAAGGAGATGCACGTTGACGGATTTCGTTTTGATCTTGCATCCGTTTTTTCAAGGGACTCGGAAGGCAACATCAATCTGCAGCAGCCACCATTGTTTGATCAAATTGCGAGCGATCCGGATCTGGCCAATGTCCGATTGATCGCTGAGCCATGGGACGCCGCCGGACTGTACCAACTGGGCAGCTCGTTCCCCGGTCAGACTTGGATGCAATGGAACGGTCGCTATCGTGACACGTTGCAACGTTTCGTTCGAGGCGATGCGGGGATGCTTCCGGACCTGATGACAAGGTTGTACGGAAGCAGTGACTTATTTCCTGATCACCCTTCGCAGTCATACCGACCATTCCAGAGCATTAACTACGTTGCGTCGCACGATGGCTCCACGCTCTACGATCTCGTCTCGTACAACGACAAGCACAACGAAGCCAATGGCCAAGGCAACCAGGATGGCCCGAAAGAATTCAGCTCAAATAGCGGCTGGGAAGGCGACGCTGACGCTTCCCAGTCGGTGCGAGACTTACGCAAACGCCAAGTCAAAAACTTCTGTTGCCTATTGATGCTTTCGGCTGGGACGCCGATGTTCCGCATGGGCGACGAATTCATGCAAACGCAGGGCGGCAACAACAATCCTTACAACCAAGACAACGAAGCAAGTTGGCTCGACTGGCATCGACTCGAATCCAACCAAGAAGTGTTTCGCTTCTTCAAGCAGATGATCGCCTTCCGGAAAACGCATCCATCCATTGGACGATCGACGTTTTGGCGAGACGATATCTGCTGGTTTGGTGCTGAAGAACCGACCGTCGACATGTCGGCTCAGTCGCGGGTACTGGCTTATTACCTGAGAGATTCGCGGAGCTGCGGTGGCGATCTGTACGTGATGATCAACGGCTCGAAGGAAGCACGTTCCTTTGTTATTCATCCACGAGATTGCGATTGGCAACGGGTCATCGACATTTCGCTGCCCAGTCCACTCGATATCCAATGCGACACATCAAACCCGGTCATCAACCAGCACGCCTACCGTGTCAATCCACGCAGCGTGGTTGTCTTGCAGCAATCCACCCCATTCAGAGGAGATACACAACGATGA
- a CDS encoding glycogen-binding domain-containing protein, translating into MSEQTTPSKADTEQATEFECHAPEAEKVFLAGSFNEWNPEVTPMDKTDNGKWTAKLKLEPGRYEFKFVVDGQWCCEANCHASAECPQCVPNDFGTMNRVCEVA; encoded by the coding sequence ATGTCCGAACAAACGACTCCATCCAAAGCCGACACCGAGCAGGCCACAGAATTTGAGTGCCATGCCCCCGAGGCTGAAAAGGTTTTTCTGGCAGGTTCATTTAATGAGTGGAATCCCGAAGTGACACCGATGGATAAGACCGACAATGGGAAGTGGACCGCCAAACTCAAGCTAGAGCCAGGACGCTACGAATTCAAGTTCGTCGTCGACGGTCAGTGGTGCTGCGAGGCTAATTGCCATGCCAGTGCCGAATGCCCGCAATGTGTCCCTAATGACTTTGGAACGATGAACCGCGTCTGCGAAGTCGCCTGA
- a CDS encoding universal stress protein — translation MQRIFHPTDFSSGGESAFVHALKLAVDANALLEVLHVDRHPEHVTWDDFPQVRQTLSQWGLLPDWALPEDVERLGIGVHKVLLAGKDPVSEILKHLRFHRPDLIIIATHHREGIDRWLHQDISKKIARSSHTSCLFVPHGADGFVARKDGSIEMHKVVVPIALEPDAVAAIAQSWALASLLDCKSVTATLVHVGDDENVIRNLAIPDIDGWTWELVVEDGDPAAQILKTADDRGADLITLATQGHLGFLDALRGSTSDQVVQKASCPILAVPAEWHGEQRPNLHPM, via the coding sequence ATGCAGCGCATTTTCCATCCGACTGATTTCTCGAGTGGCGGCGAGTCGGCTTTTGTTCATGCATTGAAGCTTGCCGTCGATGCCAACGCTTTGCTCGAAGTGCTGCATGTGGATCGGCACCCAGAACATGTAACGTGGGACGATTTCCCCCAAGTGCGCCAAACACTCTCGCAGTGGGGCTTGCTTCCCGATTGGGCGCTACCCGAGGACGTTGAACGCCTAGGAATAGGCGTTCACAAGGTGTTGCTGGCCGGAAAAGATCCAGTCAGCGAAATCCTGAAGCATCTGCGTTTTCATCGCCCAGACTTGATCATCATCGCAACGCATCATCGTGAGGGAATCGACCGATGGCTGCACCAAGACATCTCAAAGAAGATCGCACGCTCATCCCATACGAGTTGCCTGTTCGTCCCACACGGTGCCGACGGTTTCGTCGCTCGTAAAGACGGGAGTATCGAAATGCATAAAGTTGTCGTGCCGATCGCATTAGAACCTGACGCGGTAGCCGCTATTGCGCAGTCTTGGGCGTTAGCCAGCCTGCTTGATTGCAAGTCCGTCACGGCGACTCTTGTTCATGTCGGCGACGACGAAAACGTAATCAGGAACCTCGCGATTCCCGACATTGATGGTTGGACGTGGGAGCTTGTCGTCGAAGATGGTGATCCGGCCGCTCAGATTCTCAAAACCGCAGATGATCGCGGAGCCGATCTGATTACGCTAGCGACGCAAGGTCACCTCGGCTTTCTCGATGCCCTTCGCGGCAGCACCTCGGACCAAGTCGTGCAGAAAGCATCCTGCCCGATCCTTGCGGTCCCTGCGGAATGGCATGGGGAACAGCGACCAAATCTCCATCCCATGTGA
- the glgP gene encoding alpha-glucan family phosphorylase: MSMTTRKIEAEGSLATSATVAYFSMEIAIDPAMPTYSGGLGVLAGDTLRAAADLSVPMVAVTLLHRHGYLSQSIDNDGWQHESPVEWVPADFCAEQSERVQVVIEGRTVHVRAWQYDVHDGGGHVIPVLLLDTDLDENSAEDRTLTHRLYGGDDRHRLCQEVVLGIGGIRMLRALAYRRVVQYHMNEGHAALLGLELLDERAKSFERDVFTSDDVQAVRRQCVFTTHTPVPAGHDRFDLNPVGRVLGRTDLFDMHEVFCCSGELNMTYLALNLSHYVNGVAKKHGEVSRQMLTPKDAEHHYQIDHITNGVHARTWAARSFANLFDQWLPGWREDSASLRGAVAVPENEVWQAHQAAKLDLIDEINSRQAIAYDPETLTIGFARRATAYKRANLLVSDPGRLRQIAEEHGPLQLVFAGKAHPRDEEGKRLIQQIVRMKDTLTPEIKIVYLENYDWELARLLVAGVDVWLNTPQPPLEASGTSGMKAAINGVPSLSILDGWWIEGCVDGVTGWSFGDASPAKPGDVKRFHEDAAALFGKLDEVVAPTYYRNRDAWVRIMSHAIALNGSHFNTQRMVQQYVLKAYYKS; this comes from the coding sequence ATGAGCATGACAACGAGGAAGATTGAAGCCGAAGGATCGCTGGCGACATCGGCGACCGTTGCCTATTTCTCGATGGAAATCGCGATTGATCCGGCAATGCCGACGTACAGCGGCGGACTGGGCGTGTTGGCGGGCGACACGTTGCGAGCCGCTGCGGACTTGAGCGTTCCCATGGTCGCCGTCACGCTGCTGCATCGTCATGGGTATTTGTCACAATCCATCGACAACGACGGTTGGCAGCACGAATCACCTGTGGAGTGGGTGCCAGCAGACTTTTGCGCCGAACAGTCCGAGCGTGTTCAGGTTGTGATCGAGGGTCGCACCGTCCACGTGCGTGCATGGCAATATGACGTGCATGACGGCGGTGGGCACGTCATTCCAGTTCTGTTACTTGATACCGACTTAGATGAAAACTCGGCTGAAGATCGAACACTGACGCACCGTCTTTACGGAGGCGATGATCGTCATCGGCTGTGCCAGGAAGTTGTGCTCGGTATCGGTGGCATCCGCATGCTGCGTGCGTTGGCTTACCGACGGGTTGTCCAGTATCACATGAATGAGGGTCACGCCGCGCTGCTTGGCCTTGAACTGTTGGACGAGCGAGCCAAGAGTTTTGAAAGGGACGTTTTCACGAGCGACGATGTGCAAGCCGTGCGTCGACAATGCGTCTTCACCACTCATACTCCTGTGCCCGCCGGTCACGACCGGTTCGACCTGAATCCCGTGGGGCGAGTCCTCGGTCGAACCGACCTATTCGACATGCACGAAGTGTTCTGCTGCAGTGGTGAGCTGAACATGACGTACCTCGCACTCAACCTCAGCCACTACGTCAACGGTGTTGCCAAGAAGCATGGCGAAGTCTCAAGGCAAATGCTGACGCCGAAGGACGCCGAACATCACTATCAAATCGACCACATCACCAATGGAGTTCACGCACGAACCTGGGCGGCGCGATCGTTTGCCAATCTGTTTGACCAATGGCTACCGGGATGGCGTGAGGACAGTGCAAGCCTTCGCGGAGCAGTCGCTGTTCCCGAGAACGAAGTATGGCAGGCCCATCAGGCGGCCAAGCTTGATTTGATTGACGAGATCAACTCACGCCAAGCAATCGCGTATGACCCAGAAACGCTGACGATTGGGTTTGCCCGTCGTGCAACGGCGTACAAGCGCGCGAATCTACTAGTGAGCGATCCCGGCAGGCTTCGCCAGATCGCGGAGGAACATGGACCTCTGCAATTGGTTTTTGCAGGCAAGGCGCATCCCCGCGACGAAGAGGGCAAGCGACTGATACAGCAAATCGTCCGTATGAAGGACACCCTCACGCCAGAAATCAAAATCGTCTATCTCGAAAACTATGACTGGGAACTGGCTCGCCTGCTGGTTGCTGGCGTTGATGTTTGGCTCAACACGCCGCAGCCTCCACTCGAAGCATCTGGTACGAGCGGAATGAAAGCGGCGATCAATGGCGTACCAAGCCTGAGCATTCTGGATGGTTGGTGGATCGAAGGCTGCGTCGATGGCGTCACCGGATGGTCCTTTGGCGATGCATCGCCAGCAAAGCCCGGCGATGTGAAACGATTTCACGAAGACGCCGCCGCCCTGTTCGGAAAGCTCGACGAGGTCGTCGCCCCGACGTACTACCGCAACCGCGATGCGTGGGTGCGAATCATGTCGCACGCGATCGCATTGAACGGCTCACATTTCAACACTCAGCGGATGGTCCAACAGTATGTGCTGAAGGCTTATTACAAGTCGTAG
- a CDS encoding BON domain-containing protein: MSTGTITATRRGSRKRQGSKKHGGIQPPNEESPHETADDSGLPREVDLLKPDVSAEQPCYCCIVAAVRRTWSSSSYTALKRVECRFEDGILFIRGTVNSFYHKQMAQELVRCIDGVKQIVNELEVSPLCNTSKNEHDNEED, from the coding sequence ATGAGCACGGGCACAATCACCGCGACTCGACGAGGTTCGCGCAAGCGACAGGGATCGAAAAAGCACGGCGGGATCCAACCTCCTAACGAAGAGTCGCCACACGAGACGGCCGACGATTCAGGGCTGCCCCGTGAAGTCGATCTTCTCAAACCCGACGTGTCGGCAGAGCAGCCCTGCTATTGCTGTATCGTCGCTGCGGTTCGCCGCACTTGGTCGTCCAGTAGCTATACGGCGCTGAAGCGAGTTGAGTGTCGCTTCGAGGACGGCATCCTATTTATCCGCGGCACAGTTAACAGCTTTTACCACAAGCAAATGGCTCAGGAATTGGTCCGTTGCATTGATGGAGTCAAGCAGATCGTCAACGAACTAGAAGTATCGCCCCTTTGCAACACAAGTAAGAATGAGCATGACAACGAGGAAGATTGA
- a CDS encoding anti-sigma factor, whose amino-acid sequence MDCQQIEQLLSHYFDHELPRDQRAEVESHLENCPPCSDQLADIRMLSDAARSLSSARPPHDLWDRIAAQLKEPRLPESVNNDTVDLKSRSRFDQRRSWSLFAMAAVLLIGVGLVWMFQPASHPHDPLVNYAQLLDSSPLAAQEHLVSQYSGQTVSVEEAVELVGYRPRNVDPPPSGYSCDKLVVLDMPCCKCVQAVWQRADQTQVAIFEHKSKMDDWFEGEPSINIKCREKVCRVTQLDAQLAATWRIGSRLVTAIGVKDTDELATFVAALR is encoded by the coding sequence ATGGATTGCCAACAAATCGAGCAGTTGCTCTCGCACTATTTCGATCACGAGTTACCACGCGACCAGCGGGCTGAAGTCGAATCGCACTTAGAAAACTGTCCGCCATGTTCGGACCAATTGGCCGATATCCGCATGCTTTCGGATGCGGCTCGAAGCCTTTCTTCTGCTCGTCCGCCGCACGACCTTTGGGACCGGATCGCCGCTCAATTGAAAGAGCCACGGTTGCCTGAATCAGTCAACAACGACACCGTTGATCTAAAATCGAGGTCGAGGTTTGATCAGAGACGATCATGGAGCTTGTTTGCGATGGCGGCCGTGTTGCTGATTGGCGTCGGACTGGTCTGGATGTTTCAACCGGCCAGCCATCCGCATGATCCGCTGGTGAATTACGCTCAACTGTTAGATTCAAGCCCACTGGCGGCGCAGGAGCATCTTGTCTCCCAATACTCGGGCCAGACCGTTTCGGTGGAAGAGGCGGTAGAGCTCGTCGGATACCGGCCGCGCAATGTTGACCCGCCCCCCAGTGGATACTCGTGCGACAAGCTGGTTGTGTTGGACATGCCGTGTTGCAAATGCGTCCAGGCGGTTTGGCAGCGTGCTGATCAAACGCAGGTCGCCATTTTTGAGCACAAGTCCAAGATGGATGATTGGTTCGAGGGCGAGCCGAGCATCAACATTAAGTGCCGAGAAAAAGTCTGCCGGGTCACGCAGCTCGACGCTCAGCTCGCCGCAACCTGGCGAATCGGCTCTCGGCTTGTCACCGCGATCGGAGTAAAGGATACCGACGAACTGGCGACGTTCGTCGCCGCGCTTCGATGA
- a CDS encoding DUF1559 domain-containing protein, with product MNRQTYRRPLDALLITRRAGFTVLELLVTMSIIGILAGLLLPALGAARETARRVQCTSHLREVGLAMHSHHSAKKELPAGWTFGPTDSSAYGWVVPLLPYLEQPALAGQINVELPIDDPRHDKARETSLAIMLCPSDITEPMFTLFEDDEDDEDEDDEGPASMAAALDVSTEPAALVRLPTVNYVAMFGTLEADDDIPAPIGDGAFIENKSRRFRDFGRGLSNTLVVGERTMAQVPSTWIGVSLAGEDAAARLVGSALEGINNPLADEGDYSSRHPGGANFLWGDGHVSFVTEDVDLRLYHQWSRLRDAAN from the coding sequence ATGAATAGACAAACCTACCGTCGGCCTCTCGACGCTTTACTGATCACTCGGCGAGCCGGCTTTACTGTGCTCGAACTGCTCGTCACGATGTCGATCATCGGCATTCTCGCCGGACTGCTGTTGCCCGCTCTGGGAGCCGCCCGCGAGACCGCTCGGCGAGTGCAATGCACCAGCCATCTGCGTGAAGTCGGGCTGGCGATGCACAGCCACCATTCGGCCAAGAAAGAGTTGCCGGCTGGATGGACGTTCGGCCCGACCGATTCTTCAGCGTACGGATGGGTGGTGCCGCTGCTGCCGTACTTGGAACAGCCCGCACTGGCGGGTCAAATCAACGTCGAGCTGCCGATTGATGATCCGCGACACGACAAAGCACGCGAGACATCGCTGGCCATCATGCTGTGCCCGTCCGACATCACCGAGCCGATGTTCACGTTGTTTGAAGACGACGAAGACGACGAAGACGAAGATGACGAAGGGCCGGCGTCGATGGCCGCTGCTCTCGACGTGAGTACAGAGCCGGCCGCTTTGGTGCGATTACCGACGGTCAACTACGTGGCGATGTTCGGAACGCTCGAAGCCGACGATGACATTCCCGCTCCGATCGGCGACGGTGCATTCATTGAAAACAAGTCCCGACGCTTTCGCGATTTCGGTCGCGGTTTATCGAACACTCTGGTCGTCGGCGAACGCACGATGGCACAAGTTCCATCGACGTGGATCGGAGTCAGTCTCGCCGGTGAAGACGCGGCGGCTCGCTTGGTCGGATCGGCGCTCGAAGGCATCAACAACCCACTGGCCGATGAAGGCGACTATTCAAGTCGACACCCTGGCGGAGCCAATTTCCTTTGGGGCGATGGCCACGTGTCGTTCGTGACCGAGGACGTTGACTTGCGTTTGTATCACCAATGGTCACGGCTACGGGACGCGGCCAACTGA